TGTTGTCGTTGGAATCGGGAATTCGGGTGGTGACTTGGCAGTTGAGTTGAGCAGAATTTCGAAGCAAGTCTATCTGGTTACACGACGTGGAAGTTGGATTTTTAATCGACTTTTTGATCGTGGAGAACCGCTGGATATGTGCTTGAATTCGTAAGTTATGATATTTCAGACTAGGGTGTccctttttcgatttttccgaaaatcgtTGGAAGctggggtgggcggcaattgccgttcggcaagtttttttgtcgacaagttcggaaatcggcaatttgccggtttgccgatttgccggaatttttaattccggcaatttgccaatttgccggaaatttcaaattttaaaaagtactttTAGGAATTATGAATTCGATGaagtcttgaatttttttgttaacttgCCGaacatttatcgattttcgatttttgacggTACCCTTAATTTCAGTTATCCTATAATGTGACTGGACATGGCTAAAGTATTCACgtgttcttttttcagaaaattccaaatgtgGCTCTCCGAAACTATACCATTTCCACTTGTCAATTGGAATTTCGAGCGTCTTTTGAATATGAGATTCGATCATGCAAAGTATGGGCTCAAGCCCAATCATCCTGCAATGGGGTAAGTTTTTACACAAACACGGTGACGCGTAATTGCACGTAAATAGTGGAAATAcgctgaatttaaaattatttttcgaacatttaattaaagtttgaaaacaatttggcgggaattcaagttttttccaaGCAATATaaatgcaaaattcaaattcaattttcgaagttatgaaaattttttaatttttacaattttcagtgcaCATATCACAGTAAACGACGAATTACCAAATAGAATTGCATCTGGAACAGTTCGAGTAAAACCAGGAATCAAATCATTTACAGAGACTTCTATCCATTTTGAGGATGGAACTTTTGTAGAAAATGTGGACGAAGTGATTCTAGCAACTggattttcatttcatttcaatttaatcgaaaatggaaatttggtAAAAGTGGATGAGAATAAGACGGATGCATTTAAATATATGTTTCCAATGGCTACAGCTGATAAGAATACTTTAGCAGTGATTGGTTTGGTTCAAGTAATTGGATCAATTATGCCAATTAGTGAAATGCAGGCGAGAGTCTATTTGGAATCTTTTGCTGCTGGAAGAGAATTGCCGAGTAAAGAGGAGGtacgtggccgagttttccacTTTTCCAGGGCATGCCGAAATTTACAGATTGGATTTGTCTATTATTtaccattaaaatttttactcaTCAAAATGACTTGAAACGTGAATCCATTGCAACTATATGGAATCAATTCTCAAAATAGGTGGCCGAGatatatttttctaggccacctaaCACCTAGATTTAAAGTGGGTGGCCGAGCTTTCCGTGATACACGGCCGTGAGAAAGGAACCctgttagaattttttttcgagggACAAGTTCCCACTCTATTTCAGATCATTTCAGAAtaagtaaatttgaaaaaggcaGAAAGTGAAATCATGTGAAAAATTCGGccgccaactttttttttgtgctcacaattttttaaacttacaattagttgtgagctgaaaaattaatttttttaacatttaataaaaaaaactcgaaacaaTTAGTAAAAATGTacattgaagaattttttattttcgaaaaattattcaatttcttgataaacccaaaaaaatggttcaaaatttttcaaaatcgctACGAGACCCATcccaaatgaaaaatcattcaGATGTTCCACAACGTAATTGCCAAGCGTCAACAAATGGCGAATCGGTACGTGGAAAGCCGTCGGCACACGATTCAAGTCGATTTCCTACCGTACCTCCATGAACTCGGTGCTCTAATTGGTTGTAATCCAGATATGAAGGCTCTTTGGATGAAGAATCCATTGCTTGCTTGGAGAGTTTATTTTGGTCCTTGTGTTCCATATGTGTTCCGTTTAAACGGACCAAACACGTGGCAAGGCGCCGAACAGGCAATTTGGGATGTTGATTATCGATCGGAGTGTGCGACGAATAGTAAAGCTGTCAGAAAGGAGTAATCGAAGAaagaattgtaaaaattgtaacaaaaattgtttgaattttcttgaaataaatgtatttttgactaAAGTAATTTTTTCGCCTATTgaaattcattgattttttttttggaaattcataaaaattgcgCGTTttctgtagtggtactgtaggggtgcTGTGGGgctactgtaggattactgtagtttgggacaATTCGTGTGTTAAGGTTTTAAAGGTCCCGCGGGAGTTGGTggaggataatgtcaaggtactgtagtggtactgtaggaatacttTAATCCTACACTGTTCACtgttgaaaactcaaaacttaTGTTTAAAAAGTGAGCGTGtcctaattttccaaaaacctgGTATTCCTAAATTTCAACgctatttttcttattttttgttatcaaattgtctgttaaaaaaaataaggtATTTCTATTCTTTATTATTAAATGCtgttccaaaaacaaaaacaattgaaatttaaaaaaaaagcaaaaattattgagGAGCCGGCGCCGTTGGAGCTGGTTCTTCTTTCGACATAAACGGAAACCACAATCCTTTCCCTGaaatttctcatatttttcttttccttaaCCAAAAAAGAATCAttaatttaccaaatttctGTCTTTCCAAAACGACTGCATTCTGCTCCACACGATACTGTTCGAATTCGTTTTTCGACATTGTCATGTACAGgtaacactgaaaaattaatatattgattttatcgatttttcgaaaaattgaacgaatttttctgaaatttcggtGTTTTTTGCTATGTGGCCGCGAATAgtaaaaactcggccacaaatttttttattagattgaaaaaaaaacggttttttaaacgtttttttaaagttttgaaatttttgaaaaaaacttttgaataaattttttaaattgtgttGAAAACGGTtatttaacaaataaaatttaaaattattgtcaAACTGCACACGAACCGAGTGTAGAACTGGAGCCACCATTGCCGACGAGCAGAGACCAAAGACAAGATATAGATGAGCACTTGGGTAGCGGAGAAGGAAAcgactgcaaaaaaatttaatttaaattttaaaattttctgcaaattctaacgaaaattccaattttcaaaaaaaagtggttttttcaagcttctaaatattttcaatttttttttagaatttagagaataaaaaatgaatatttttgcgaaagttttgaaaaattcgatttaaaaaaaaattaattttttttaatgtctaaaagtttttttccggtatatttttctacatttttcaaattttggcgataaaatttcaatttttagcattAAATTGTggcatttttaaagatttttcctcgcaatccaatttttttgaagtcaaaaaaaattttcttcaaatttgcaatttttttaaagcttttgctccaaaatgttgaaaattttcagatttcggtaattcgaaatgttttctacaaaaaattatgtaaaaaactgaaaaaaaggttgatttttttaataaaaagaattgcagttttctgtttttaaaaatttttaattttatattaaataactacaaaaaagttgtttctattttatttattttttgaataaaaatttccgaaattttctgcagaaaagtgtctatttttcaaaaaaattaaaacaaaccGAACAAAAGCTGGCGGAAACCTCTGATTCTGTTGATAATATGTGGCTCGAGTGCGGCTGAAGCTCACAAGAAAGCTGTTCGACGCTTTtaaaaacattctgaaacaaaattttcctgGAATTCAGAATATCTCGGTAGGTTAAAGGGATA
The nucleotide sequence above comes from Caenorhabditis elegans chromosome III. Encoded proteins:
- the Y39A1A.20 gene encoding uncharacterized protein (Confirmed by transcript evidence), which translates into the protein MFLKASNSFLVSFSRTRATYYQQNQRFPPAFVRRFLLRYPSAHLYLVFGLCSSAMVAPVLHSCYLYMTMSKNEFEQYRVEQNAVVLERQKFGKGLWFPFMSKEEPAPTAPAPQ
- the fmo-3 gene encoding Flavin-containing monooxygenase (Confirmed by transcript evidence), translated to MPETKKQLLVVGAGASGLPSIRHALLYPNVEVTCFEKTNEVGGLWNYKPYKTELSTVMKSTVINTSKEMTSFSDFPPEDTMANFMHNTEMCRYLNNYAKHHELLKYIKFNNSVISIDRNDDYDVTGKWKVRYSDETGAEKTRIFDGVMLCSGHHAIPHIPKPWPGQEKFKGRITHSHDYKDHKGYEDKTVVVVGIGNSGGDLAVELSRISKQVYLVTRRGSWIFNRLFDRGEPLDMCLNSKFQMWLSETIPFPLVNWNFERLLNMRFDHAKYGLKPNHPAMGAHITVNDELPNRIASGTVRVKPGIKSFTETSIHFEDGTFVENVDEVILATGFSFHFNLIENGNLVKVDENKTDAFKYMFPMATADKNTLAVIGLVQVIGSIMPISEMQARVYLESFAAGRELPSKEEMFHNVIAKRQQMANRYVESRRHTIQVDFLPYLHELGALIGCNPDMKALWMKNPLLAWRVYFGPCVPYVFRLNGPNTWQGAEQAIWDVDYRSECATNSKAVRKE
- the fmo-3 gene encoding Flavin-containing monooxygenase (Confirmed by transcript evidence); amino-acid sequence: MKSTVINTSKEMTSFSDFPPEDTMANFMHNTEMCRYLNNYAKHHELLKYIKFNNSVISIDRNDDYDVTGKWKVRYSDETGAEKTRIFDGVMLCSGHHAIPHIPKPWPGQEKFKGRITHSHDYKDHKGYEDKTVVVVGIGNSGGDLAVELSRISKQVYLVTRRGSWIFNRLFDRGEPLDMCLNSKFQMWLSETIPFPLVNWNFERLLNMRFDHAKYGLKPNHPAMGAHITVNDELPNRIASGTVRVKPGIKSFTETSIHFEDGTFVENVDEVILATGFSFHFNLIENGNLVKVDENKTDAFKYMFPMATADKNTLAVIGLVQVIGSIMPISEMQARVYLESFAAGRELPSKEEMFHNVIAKRQQMANRYVESRRHTIQVDFLPYLHELGALIGCNPDMKALWMKNPLLAWRVYFGPCVPYVFRLNGPNTWQGAEQAIWDVDYRSECATNSKAVRKE